A stretch of DNA from Aliarcobacter thereius LMG 24486:
TTGAAATAAATCCAGCTACTTTTCCATCTATAATAACATTTGCATTTTGGAATGGATGGATGAAACTATTATCAATTTTATCCATTGGTACTAAATCAAATTTTCCAATACTATTTAAAACTTTCTTTGAAAATTCAAAAAAGTCAATATTCTTTGGTTTTCCTGCATTGCATACATCTTCTAAGCTATTTGCACCTGAATAAATAAAAGCAATTTTTTTGCTTTCAGCTCTATTTTCATCAAATATTGTACCAATTTCGAAAAATGCACTAGATCTTATTCCATGGCTAAAGTTATTTGAACAAGCTTCTACAAGATTTAATAAAAGAGTTGTTCTAAATGTGTTTAACTCTTTTACAATTGGATTAATTAAATCTAAATTCTCTTTAACTGTTTTAAACCCATATTTCTCTAATTTTTCTTTTGAAGTAAAAACATATGTTAAAGTTTCAAAGAAATTATTTTCAATAGCTTTAAATCTAACTTTGTTTCTTTTTAATATATCTTTTGAAGTTTTATTTACTCTATTTACTTCATCAACTGCTAAAGGTTTTGATTTAATATTATCAATTCCAATCATTCTAATAATTTCTTCAGATACATCAGCAATGTTTTTTATATCATGTCTATATACAGGGGCTTTTACTACAAGTAAATTATCAACAGAATCTTTAATTTCAAAAGATAAAGATGATAAAATTCTTTCTATTTCATGTTTATCAATTTTTTGACCAATTATTGAGTTTATTTTATCTACACTTAAATTTATTGCATCTCTTTCTATATCGTCTAAAAACTCTTTTGAACCAGAATATACAATAACTCCAAATTTTGATAAGTAGTTACAATAGTAATCAATAGCAACAGTTATATTTGGGTTACTTCCTCTTGATGTTTTATAGAAGATTTCACTTGTTTTTGGTTTCTTATCAAAAACTAATTTTGAAATAGTTTCAGGATCTTTATATGAAGCTTCAATTAAAAAATCACCATTTATATCTTCTATTATATTTTTATGATTTACTCCAATATTGCTTAGTTCTTCACCATTTGAATAAAAACTATCAATTCCATCTCTATTTTTCTTAACTTCAAAACTATAAAAATCATTTTTCATTAAAGATTGCTTACTATTATAGATATTTAGGATTGCTCCAATAGAGTGCATAATATACTCTAAAGAGTTTTTAATTTCAAAATTTTCTTTAAATTTACCAATAGTTGCAAGTCTAATATTTGATAGAAGATCAATCTTGAAATTTTTGATTTCAACAGCTTTATAAGCTAGATTTGAATCAAAGTTAGAAACATCAACTATAAATTTTTGACCTATACTTAATCTTTCATAATTAATATGTTTTTCAAACATAATTAATGATAGATTATAATAAGCAGCTAACTCTCTAGCAACTCCTAAAATACTAAGACAATCTCCTCTATTTGGAGTTAGACCAATTTCTATAATATCATCATTTAATAAAGGATAAGCACTTAGTTCTTTTCCTAAAACTAATTCTCCAATTGAATTATCTAAAATCATAATTCCATCATTTAATTTTGGAAGTCCTAATTCAGTAGAAGAACAAATCATTCCGTTTGATTCAACTCCTCTTAGTTTTGCAGCTTTTATTTTAAAATCATCTCCTAAAATAGCACCAATTTTAGCAACAGGAACGAATTGTCCTTCTTCAACATTTGAAGCTCCACAAACTATCTGTTCAACATTTGATCCAAGATCAACTAAACAAATATTTAATTTATCAGCTTCTGGATGCTTTTGTTTTTTTAAAACTTTTCCGACTACAACATTTGAAGCTATTGTTTTACTATCTAAACTATCAACTTCTAATCCAATACTGTTTAAAGTTTTACAAAGTTCACTTGTAGAAATTTTTGAAATATTTATAAACTCTTCTAACCATTTTCTTGTAACTATCATTTAAATTGTCCTAATAATCTTATATCGCTTTCAAATAGAGATCTTAAGTCTCCAATACTATGAATTAACATTGCAAATCTTTCAACTCCAAGGCCAAAAGC
This window harbors:
- the pheT gene encoding phenylalanine--tRNA ligase subunit beta gives rise to the protein MIVTRKWLEEFINISKISTSELCKTLNSIGLEVDSLDSKTIASNVVVGKVLKKQKHPEADKLNICLVDLGSNVEQIVCGASNVEEGQFVPVAKIGAILGDDFKIKAAKLRGVESNGMICSSTELGLPKLNDGIMILDNSIGELVLGKELSAYPLLNDDIIEIGLTPNRGDCLSILGVARELAAYYNLSLIMFEKHINYERLSIGQKFIVDVSNFDSNLAYKAVEIKNFKIDLLSNIRLATIGKFKENFEIKNSLEYIMHSIGAILNIYNSKQSLMKNDFYSFEVKKNRDGIDSFYSNGEELSNIGVNHKNIIEDINGDFLIEASYKDPETISKLVFDKKPKTSEIFYKTSRGSNPNITVAIDYYCNYLSKFGVIVYSGSKEFLDDIERDAINLSVDKINSIIGQKIDKHEIERILSSLSFEIKDSVDNLLVVKAPVYRHDIKNIADVSEEIIRMIGIDNIKSKPLAVDEVNRVNKTSKDILKRNKVRFKAIENNFFETLTYVFTSKEKLEKYGFKTVKENLDLINPIVKELNTFRTTLLLNLVEACSNNFSHGIRSSAFFEIGTIFDENRAESKKIAFIYSGANSLEDVCNAGKPKNIDFFEFSKKVLNSIGKFDLVPMDKIDNSFIHPFQNANVIIDGKVAGFISKLHPSVCEDYDLNDTFIAQIDFEMIKDDKVLANSYSKFQTSIKDLSILAPKNMEFKDIKKVIDSIKNPLIKQYNLIDIYSDDKLGDFESLTIRFTLQSDEKTLEDEDINLVISSILDILKKDLNITLR